One region of Aminobacterium colombiense DSM 12261 genomic DNA includes:
- a CDS encoding DUF3870 domain-containing protein, with amino-acid sequence MSNYVKYPENSILIVGNSQTTSFNPINQQFGAFFISFILLKDSEEIIDCGVSMTLKVTERFVQEVFLGRRLVQDEEVIVSNVLTRYFGSSQKAIIAAYRDAIKKYKEVTALKKV; translated from the coding sequence ATGTCAAATTATGTTAAATATCCGGAGAATTCCATCCTTATAGTGGGGAATTCGCAAACAACAAGTTTTAATCCGATCAATCAGCAATTTGGAGCTTTCTTCATATCTTTCATTCTGTTGAAAGACAGTGAGGAAATTATTGATTGTGGCGTTTCCATGACTCTTAAAGTAACAGAGAGGTTTGTTCAGGAGGTCTTTTTAGGGCGCCGTCTTGTTCAGGATGAAGAAGTAATTGTTTCAAATGTTCTGACACGATATTTCGGGTCTTCCCAAAAAGCTATTATAGCAGCATACCGAGATGCAATAAAAAAGTATAAAGAGGTTACCGCCTTAAAGAAAGTTTAA
- a CDS encoding RluA family pseudouridine synthase: MVDKERGEFFEEQEENIEHKVTLTPQGDEEGKRIDAFLAEELGLTRSYVQKLIRLGNVEISGIRRALKPALKVTAEMAIHIVVPPAETLEIEPEPVKFGIIYEDPYIIVVNKPAGLVVHPAPGNWHGTLVHGLLYKYRDMRKFDEEVRPGIVHRLDSGTSGLLVVARTPKILQNLQNQFRSRSVEKKYLALSCGKLRKAAGFIEEPIGRSQRNRLMMTVTDTGRPALTEYRILWTHQKYSFIECTLHTGRTHQIRVHLKHRGCPIVGDGLYGTKQSLQRTPGRMFLHAWKLAFDHPINGSRMSFRACLPQELSLFLKNILSTGQGQ, encoded by the coding sequence ATGGTAGACAAAGAACGTGGCGAATTTTTCGAAGAGCAGGAAGAAAACATAGAACATAAAGTTACCCTTACACCACAAGGGGATGAAGAAGGCAAGCGAATTGATGCGTTCCTTGCCGAAGAGCTTGGTCTGACTCGAAGCTACGTTCAAAAACTGATTCGTCTGGGCAACGTGGAAATTTCAGGAATTCGACGCGCTCTGAAACCTGCCCTTAAAGTTACGGCAGAAATGGCTATACATATAGTGGTTCCCCCTGCTGAAACTCTGGAAATTGAGCCAGAACCGGTAAAATTCGGGATCATTTACGAAGACCCCTATATTATTGTTGTCAATAAACCAGCAGGCCTCGTTGTTCATCCTGCTCCCGGCAACTGGCATGGGACCCTTGTCCATGGCTTATTGTATAAATACCGAGACATGAGAAAATTCGATGAAGAGGTTCGCCCAGGAATTGTCCATCGCCTCGACAGCGGCACCTCTGGCCTTCTTGTTGTTGCTCGAACCCCAAAGATCTTACAGAACCTCCAAAACCAGTTTCGAAGCCGCTCTGTGGAGAAAAAATACCTTGCTCTCAGCTGCGGAAAACTTCGAAAGGCCGCAGGCTTTATAGAAGAACCCATAGGTCGAAGCCAACGGAACAGACTCATGATGACAGTAACAGACACGGGGCGCCCTGCATTGACAGAATATCGCATTCTCTGGACACACCAAAAGTATAGCTTTATTGAATGCACCCTTCATACAGGCCGTACCCATCAGATTCGGGTGCACCTCAAACATAGGGGGTGCCCTATTGTGGGCGATGGCCTCTACGGCACAAAACAAAGTCTGCAAAGAACACCAGGCAGGATGTTTCTTCATGCATGGAAATTGGCTTTTGATCATCCCATAAATGGAAGTCGAATGAGTTTCAGAGCCTGTCTCCCTCAGGAATTATCTCTTTTTCTGAAAAATATTCTTTCCACAGGTCAGGGTCAATAA
- a CDS encoding Rqc2 family fibronectin-binding protein, with product MIYGAEFVHQWAEELDEILSGQRLFRVEGAENWLAMRFSSIPLSLFISWHPQSSGCCLLSENELDQVKRFSDGKHRFVDALKSHVVKGEVTAVKQVDYDRIIALNFSRKVGAGFDVERTLILEFMDRNSNIILLDENKVIIDCVKHIHPEINRYRTIVPSHPYVTPPPLQGPSPLELSPEASLEDMMQVKGIGRGLRSYMKDYWHHLSPFEWAVNIRKIYEETKPSKGLIQKHNSYITIFPLSLEDMASVGENKALIASKMFVVDPFIRDRSERIKKETMKIVKREIKSLERHLKGVEKQKNESLKATWYRTCGELLLANLYSISSRADNVSLSGWNDEGEITVEIPLDPNRSASDNASLYFKKYKKAKGDLEEIEQNITALEGRISELEDQLEIIEELEIPSLIDTLCRDIREWLAPAKKKKGKKAKKEATRPPHLRLFYEDAILLVGLNARGNRYVTFQEASQEDIWLHVHELPGSHVVIKRPEGTKEDLEGTDLLTLAASLAAFFSKGRHSTRVQVDYTERKHVRHISGSGIAHVTYTHPETIIIDPDLWKEYFSEKEIIPEGDRL from the coding sequence ATGATATATGGAGCAGAATTTGTACATCAATGGGCAGAAGAACTTGATGAAATCCTTTCTGGCCAACGCCTTTTTCGGGTAGAGGGAGCTGAAAATTGGCTAGCGATGCGGTTTTCTTCTATTCCCCTTTCACTATTTATAAGCTGGCATCCTCAAAGTTCTGGATGCTGCCTTCTCAGTGAAAATGAGCTTGATCAGGTAAAACGTTTTTCGGACGGCAAACACAGGTTCGTAGATGCACTGAAAAGCCATGTGGTCAAAGGAGAAGTAACTGCCGTAAAGCAGGTGGATTATGACAGGATCATCGCTCTCAACTTTTCACGTAAGGTTGGGGCCGGTTTCGATGTCGAGAGAACACTGATTTTAGAGTTTATGGATAGGAATAGCAATATTATCCTTCTCGATGAAAACAAAGTGATCATTGACTGTGTAAAACATATTCATCCTGAGATAAACCGCTACAGAACCATTGTGCCATCTCACCCCTATGTGACGCCGCCTCCCCTGCAGGGACCGTCTCCATTAGAACTGTCGCCAGAGGCATCTCTTGAAGATATGATGCAGGTGAAAGGCATTGGCCGAGGGCTGAGATCTTATATGAAAGACTACTGGCACCATCTTTCCCCATTTGAGTGGGCTGTAAACATTCGAAAGATATATGAAGAAACGAAGCCTTCAAAAGGCCTCATACAGAAGCACAACAGTTATATAACAATATTTCCCCTTTCCTTGGAAGATATGGCATCTGTGGGGGAAAACAAGGCCCTTATAGCGTCAAAGATGTTTGTGGTTGATCCCTTTATTCGTGACAGAAGCGAACGGATAAAAAAAGAAACAATGAAAATTGTAAAGCGGGAGATAAAGTCACTTGAACGGCATCTTAAAGGAGTTGAGAAGCAAAAAAACGAATCACTAAAGGCGACATGGTACAGAACATGTGGGGAATTGTTGCTAGCCAACCTTTACTCTATTTCATCCAGAGCCGATAACGTGTCTCTTTCGGGATGGAATGACGAAGGGGAAATAACTGTGGAGATTCCACTAGATCCCAATAGATCTGCTTCAGATAATGCTTCTCTCTATTTTAAGAAATACAAGAAGGCAAAAGGCGATCTTGAAGAGATAGAACAGAATATAACAGCGCTTGAGGGGCGCATATCAGAACTTGAGGATCAGTTAGAAATTATAGAGGAGCTAGAGATTCCGTCTCTTATAGATACTCTTTGTCGTGATATTCGAGAATGGTTGGCACCTGCTAAGAAGAAAAAGGGGAAGAAAGCAAAGAAAGAAGCGACGCGACCACCTCATCTTCGCTTGTTTTATGAAGATGCCATTCTTCTTGTAGGACTTAATGCCAGAGGAAACCGTTACGTAACATTCCAAGAGGCGTCTCAGGAAGATATCTGGCTTCATGTTCACGAATTGCCTGGCTCCCATGTAGTTATTAAACGGCCAGAAGGAACAAAGGAAGATTTGGAGGGTACAGATTTGCTGACGTTAGCGGCATCACTGGCCGCGTTCTTTAGTAAAGGCCGCCATTCAACAAGGGTTCAGGTGGATTATACGGAACGAAAACATGTGCGCCATATTTCCGGCAGCGGTATAGCTCATGTAACCTATACCCACCCTGAAACGATTATTATTGACCCTGACCTGTGGAAAGAATATTTTTCAGAAAAAGAGATAATTCCTGAGGGAGACAGGCTCTGA